A section of the Aigarchaeota archaeon genome encodes:
- a CDS encoding thiamine pyrophosphate-dependent enzyme has product MLVGEVKSLKEIYGSDLIAPGHRACAGCGALVAVRQILMASRRPLIVVSATSCLEVTSTPYPQTMWKVPWVHLLFENAATAASGIEAALKVLSKKYGRQEHYIIAFGGDGGTFDIGIQALSGALERGHRFLYVCYDNEAYMNTGIQRSGATPLGAATTTSPVGAKIVGKTQQKKDLMEIVVAHRVPYAATASPSHWKDLMNKVRKAQSYDGPTFIHVIAPCTRGWYFDPSDTIKMARLAVETRYWPLYEVENGRYRITHPVPNPKPLEEFLKVQKRLNHLLLPENAEILERLKAYVNKRWERLERLSACFA; this is encoded by the coding sequence ATGTTGGTGGGTGAAGTTAAATCGCTGAAAGAAATTTACGGCTCAGACCTGATAGCTCCTGGCCATAGGGCTTGTGCTGGCTGCGGCGCCTTAGTAGCTGTGAGGCAAATACTGATGGCCTCCAGGAGGCCCCTTATTGTGGTAAGCGCCACGAGTTGCTTGGAGGTGACCAGCACACCGTATCCGCAGACGATGTGGAAGGTACCTTGGGTTCATCTATTGTTCGAAAACGCTGCCACCGCCGCGTCCGGTATAGAGGCTGCGCTAAAGGTCCTTTCCAAAAAGTACGGCCGCCAAGAGCATTACATCATAGCCTTCGGCGGTGACGGTGGCACATTCGATATAGGCATACAAGCGCTCTCCGGAGCCCTCGAAAGAGGCCATAGATTCCTTTACGTGTGTTACGACAACGAGGCGTACATGAACACAGGAATACAGAGGTCCGGTGCGACACCGTTAGGAGCTGCCACAACTACTTCACCCGTAGGTGCAAAGATCGTGGGAAAGACCCAGCAAAAGAAGGACCTGATGGAAATCGTCGTGGCCCATAGGGTGCCTTATGCCGCTACGGCATCACCATCACATTGGAAGGACCTTATGAATAAGGTGAGGAAGGCGCAGAGCTACGACGGCCCGACCTTCATACACGTCATAGCGCCGTGCACTAGAGGCTGGTATTTCGACCCGAGCGACACGATAAAGATGGCTAGGCTGGCGGTCGAAACCAGGTACTGGCCGCTCTACGAGGTGGAGAACGGAAGGTATAGGATAACCCACCCAGTTCCGAATCCTAAACCATTGGAGGAATTCTTGAAGGTGCAGAAGAGGCTTAACCATCTGCTGTTGCCGGAGAATGCCGAGATACTCGAAAGGCTAAAGGCTTACGTAAACAAAAGATGGGAGAGGCTCGAAAGACTCTCTGCCTGCTTCGCCTAG
- a CDS encoding FAD-dependent oxidoreductase, with the protein MSGGVYDTIVVGGSAAGLTAALYAARQGLKTLVVTKDIGGQLALAPQIENYPGMRTVAGLELAQSIKEQAEKFGAEFVYDEAIGISQTDNTFRVSTKVSGDYEAFTVILAFGKTPKSLDVPGEDKFVGKGVSYCAICDAPLFRNKKVAVVGWGDHAFKAVKLLRAYGNKVYIIHRSEAKLADEELIRESSKMNVVYVPNSVVLEIKGDTKVRSIILKNVKTNEESELEVDGVFVEMGYAAKTDWVKGFVQLNESGEIITDRLGMTSRPGVFAAGDVTDLLYKQAVIAAAQGAIAALSAYNYLQQLRGRPTRKSDWGKLIEK; encoded by the coding sequence ATGAGCGGAGGAGTATACGATACAATAGTTGTAGGCGGAAGTGCTGCGGGTCTGACCGCAGCGCTATACGCAGCAAGACAGGGTTTGAAAACTTTAGTGGTGACGAAGGACATCGGAGGACAGCTGGCGCTCGCACCACAAATCGAGAACTATCCCGGAATGAGGACAGTGGCTGGTCTAGAGCTCGCTCAATCGATAAAAGAACAGGCAGAAAAATTCGGGGCAGAATTCGTCTACGACGAGGCAATAGGTATATCCCAAACAGACAACACTTTTCGTGTATCGACGAAGGTTAGCGGGGATTACGAGGCTTTCACGGTCATACTTGCGTTCGGGAAAACACCGAAGTCGCTTGATGTTCCAGGAGAAGACAAGTTCGTTGGTAAGGGAGTGTCTTATTGCGCGATATGCGACGCTCCCTTGTTCAGGAATAAGAAGGTTGCGGTCGTAGGCTGGGGCGACCATGCCTTCAAAGCCGTGAAGCTTTTGCGCGCCTACGGCAACAAGGTTTACATAATCCATAGGAGCGAAGCCAAGCTCGCAGACGAAGAGTTGATAAGGGAATCCAGCAAGATGAACGTGGTTTACGTGCCGAACAGTGTAGTGCTGGAGATAAAGGGCGACACGAAGGTTAGGTCGATAATCCTGAAGAACGTCAAGACGAACGAGGAGAGCGAACTGGAGGTTGACGGCGTGTTCGTCGAGATGGGTTACGCTGCAAAAACGGATTGGGTAAAGGGCTTCGTCCAGCTGAACGAGAGCGGCGAGATAATTACGGACAGACTCGGGATGACGAGCAGACCAGGGGTCTTCGCGGCGGGCGACGTTACCGACTTATTATATAAGCAGGCGGTGATAGCAGCGGCACAGGGCGCCATCGCCGCACTTTCGGCTTACAACTATCTACAACAGCTAAGGGGCCGTCCCACCAGAAAGTCAGACTGGGGCAAGTTGATAGAAAAGTAG